A region of Lacinutrix sp. Hel_I_90 DNA encodes the following proteins:
- a CDS encoding ammonium transporter, whose protein sequence is MELLTINNVWMMICTALVFFMHLGFSFLEIGLTRQKNTINILFKNTFIICVGLLLYCLVGFNLMYPGFAEGSSGIFGFAGFGLDSPQAAEGGLDLAYNEGYTYWTDFLFQGMFAATAATIVSGAVAERVKIGPFMIFTIIYVGVVYPIAGSWKWGAGWLDQLGFYDFAGSTLVHSVGGWAALVAVWLLGSRIGKFKEGKSFAILGHNIPLATAGVLILWLGWFGFNGGSVLSADPALTSLTLVTTSLAAAAGGVSAFIISTLAHKNYDLTMFLNGILGGLVGITAGADQMSPTDAILIGLIAGGIIVAAVALIDKLRLDDPVGAIAVHLICGIWGTLAVGLFGKMAGTTQFLHQLTGVGAYAVFCITTSFIILFILKKTVGIRVSEKEELEGLDAHEHGMDAYPDFRLNER, encoded by the coding sequence ATGGAATTATTAACTATAAATAATGTATGGATGATGATCTGTACAGCACTTGTTTTCTTTATGCACTTAGGATTCTCTTTCCTAGAAATTGGTCTAACAAGACAAAAGAATACAATAAATATTTTATTTAAAAACACATTTATCATTTGCGTTGGTTTACTACTCTATTGTCTGGTAGGCTTTAATTTAATGTACCCTGGTTTTGCCGAAGGTTCGTCTGGAATATTTGGGTTCGCAGGTTTTGGATTAGACTCGCCGCAAGCCGCAGAAGGTGGATTAGACTTGGCTTATAATGAAGGCTACACCTATTGGACAGACTTCTTATTCCAAGGCATGTTTGCCGCTACAGCAGCTACTATTGTTTCTGGAGCAGTAGCTGAACGTGTAAAAATAGGACCGTTCATGATTTTTACTATTATTTATGTTGGCGTGGTATACCCAATTGCAGGTTCTTGGAAATGGGGCGCAGGTTGGTTAGACCAATTAGGGTTTTACGATTTTGCCGGATCTACGCTAGTACATTCTGTAGGTGGCTGGGCGGCTTTAGTGGCCGTATGGTTACTTGGCTCGCGTATTGGAAAATTCAAAGAAGGTAAATCGTTTGCTATTTTAGGACATAATATTCCCTTAGCCACCGCGGGTGTTCTCATTTTATGGCTAGGTTGGTTTGGCTTTAATGGTGGCTCTGTATTATCTGCAGACCCAGCATTAACGTCGCTAACCCTAGTAACAACTTCTTTAGCCGCTGCCGCCGGTGGTGTTAGCGCATTTATTATCTCAACTTTAGCGCATAAAAATTATGATTTAACCATGTTTTTAAATGGTATTTTAGGCGGCCTTGTTGGCATTACTGCTGGTGCGGATCAAATGTCACCAACAGATGCTATTCTAATAGGCCTTATTGCTGGTGGTATTATTGTAGCCGCTGTAGCCTTAATTGATAAATTGCGTTTAGATGATCCTGTAGGAGCCATAGCCGTACATTTAATTTGTGGTATTTGGGGAACCTTAGCTGTAGGTCTTTTTGGAAAAATGGCTGGTACAACTCAATTTTTACACCAATTAACTGGCGTAGGCGCTTATGCCGTATTCTGTATTACCACCTCTTTTATTATATTATTCATACTTAAGAAAACAGTAGGTATTCGCGTTAGTGAAAAAGAAGAATTAGAAGGCCTTGATGCTCATGAACATGGAATGGATGCCTATCCAGACTTTAGATTGAATGAACGTTAA
- a CDS encoding P-II family nitrogen regulator yields MKKVEAIIRKSKFSIVKTALHEVGINFFSYWDVTGLGNEKTGHVYRGVSYSTSDIERRYLSIIVNDDFEDIVIKTIMESAKTGDVGDGKIFVSDIKEVYRIRTGEKGGETLK; encoded by the coding sequence ATGAAAAAAGTAGAAGCAATTATTAGAAAATCTAAATTTTCTATAGTAAAAACAGCACTACATGAAGTAGGCATAAACTTTTTCTCTTACTGGGATGTTACTGGTCTTGGCAACGAAAAAACAGGACATGTATATAGAGGAGTCTCATACAGCACCAGCGATATCGAGCGTCGCTATTTATCAATTATTGTAAATGATGATTTTGAAGACATTGTTATAAAAACCATTATGGAATCTGCTAAAACAGGAGACGTTGGCGATGGTAAAATTTTTGTATCTGACATTAAAGAAGTCTACAGAATTAGAACTGGCGAAAAGGGCGGAGAAACTTTAAAATAA